A window of Streptomyces marispadix contains these coding sequences:
- a CDS encoding TerD family protein produces the protein MGVTLAKGGNVSLSKAAPNLTQVRIGLGWKARSTTGAAFDLDASALLCANGRVLGDEYFVFYNNLKSPDGSVEHTGDELVGGSGSDDDETVLVDLTLVPAHVEKIVFPVSIYDAETRSQTFGQVVDAYIRVVNQQDDQELARYDLSEDASSETAMIFGELYRRDGEWKFRAVGQGYASGLRGIALDFGVNVS, from the coding sequence ATGGGCGTGACGCTCGCCAAGGGGGGAAATGTCTCCCTCTCGAAGGCCGCACCGAATCTGACGCAGGTCCGCATCGGACTGGGCTGGAAGGCCCGTTCCACCACCGGAGCCGCCTTCGATCTGGACGCCAGCGCGCTGCTGTGCGCGAACGGCCGGGTCCTCGGCGACGAGTACTTCGTCTTCTACAACAACCTCAAGAGCCCTGACGGTTCGGTGGAGCACACCGGCGACGAACTCGTCGGGGGCTCCGGAAGCGACGACGACGAGACGGTCCTGGTCGATCTGACCCTCGTCCCCGCCCATGTGGAGAAGATCGTCTTCCCTGTGTCGATCTACGACGCCGAGACCCGTTCACAGACGTTCGGCCAGGTCGTCGACGCCTACATCCGCGTCGTCAACCAGCAGGACGATCAGGAGCTGGCGCGTTACGACCTCAGCGAGGACGCCTCCTCGGAGACCGCGATGATCTTCGGCGAACTGTACCGGCGCGACGGCGAATGGAAGTTCCGGGCCGTTGGGCAGGGGTACGCCTCGGGCTTGCGAGGCATCGCTCTAGACTTCGGAGTCAATGTTTCGTAA
- a CDS encoding TetR/AcrR family transcriptional regulator — translation MTGLRERKKQRTRDALVRAAHELFVEKGYEETTVDEIVAAVDVSQRTFFRYFSSKEEVALSLQMLVSERYVEAVRRQPPGGSPVEVLRTTLDETWESIGEAIEEIVPLPLYMRMWQITETTPALLAVQLRHAAETEEGLAAEIARREGVDPDSDPRPRVLVAAFSGVMRAAFRSWSSGGDITVTAAQHAVESYVDTLGPALSDDWGEPGR, via the coding sequence GTGACCGGTCTGCGTGAGCGGAAGAAGCAGCGCACCCGGGACGCACTCGTGCGTGCCGCCCATGAACTCTTCGTGGAGAAGGGGTACGAGGAGACCACCGTCGACGAGATCGTGGCCGCCGTCGACGTCTCCCAGCGCACCTTCTTCCGGTACTTCTCCAGCAAGGAGGAGGTGGCCCTCTCCCTCCAGATGCTCGTCTCGGAGCGCTACGTCGAGGCCGTACGCAGGCAGCCGCCCGGTGGATCACCGGTGGAGGTGCTGCGTACGACGCTCGACGAGACGTGGGAGAGCATCGGCGAGGCCATCGAGGAGATCGTGCCCCTGCCGCTGTACATGCGGATGTGGCAGATCACCGAGACCACTCCCGCGCTGCTCGCCGTCCAGTTGCGGCACGCGGCGGAGACGGAGGAGGGGCTCGCCGCGGAGATCGCCCGGCGTGAAGGGGTGGACCCCGACTCCGATCCCAGGCCGCGGGTGCTGGTGGCCGCGTTCTCGGGTGTGATGCGGGCGGCGTTCCGCTCCTGGAGTTCCGGAGGGGACATCACCGTCACCGCGGCCCAGCACGCGGTCGAGTCGTATGTGGACACGCTGGGTCCCGCGCTCTCCGACGACTGGGGCGAGCCCGGGAGGTGA
- the aceE gene encoding pyruvate dehydrogenase (acetyl-transferring), homodimeric type, protein MASGSDRNPIIIGGLPSQVPDFDPEETQEWLDSLDAAVDERGRGRARYLMLRLIERAREKRVAVPEMRSTDYVNTIATRDEPFFPGNEEIERKVLNATRWNAAVMVSRAQRPGIGVGGHIATFASSASLYDVGFNHFFRGKDEGDGGDQVFFQGHASPGIYARAFLLDRLSEAQLDGFRQEKSKAPDGLSSYPHPRSMPDFWEFPTVSMGLGPIGAIYQARINRYMEARGIADTSKSHVWAFLGDGEMDEPESLGQLSLAAREGLDNLTFVINCNLQRLDGPVRGNGKIIQELESYFRGAGWNVIKLVWDRSWDPLLAQDRDGVLVNKLNTTPDGQFQTYATESGAYIRDHFFGGDQRLRAMAENMTDDQLLHLGRGGHDHRKVYAAYKAAKEHQGQPTVILAQTIKGWTLGPNFEGRNATHQMKKLTIDDLKGFRDRLRLPIPDKELESGAPPYYHPGRDSEEIQYMHDRRKELGGYVPTRVNRSKPLKLPGEKAYAAVKKGSGQQQIATTMAFVRLLKDLMRDKEIGKRFVPIAPDEYRTFGMDSFFPSAKIYNPLGQTYESVDRELLLAYKESPAGQMLHDGITEAGCTAAATAAGSAYATHGEPLIPIYVFYSMFGFQRTGDQFWQMADQMSRGFVLGATAGRTTLTGEGLQHADGHSQLLASTNPAAVSYDPAFGYEIAHIVKDGLQRMYGSTPEHPQGEDVFYYLTVYNEPIRQPAEPENVDAEGIVRGLYRYCIGEKGTIPAQILASGVAMPWALEAQKILAEEWNVKADVWSATSWNELRREAVDAEEHNLLHPEEEQRVPYVTRKLQNADGPKVAVSDWMRSVPDQIARWVPGTYQSLGADGFGFADTRGAARRFFHIDAQSIVLAVLTELAREGKIDRSALKQALDRYQLLNVAAADPGAAGGDA, encoded by the coding sequence GTGGCTTCCGGATCCGATCGCAACCCGATCATCATTGGCGGCCTTCCCAGCCAGGTCCCGGACTTCGATCCCGAGGAGACCCAGGAATGGCTCGACTCGCTCGACGCCGCCGTCGACGAGCGCGGCCGGGGACGGGCCCGCTATCTCATGCTGAGGCTCATCGAGCGGGCACGCGAGAAGCGCGTCGCCGTCCCGGAGATGCGCAGCACGGACTACGTCAACACCATCGCCACGCGCGACGAGCCCTTCTTCCCCGGTAACGAGGAGATCGAGCGCAAGGTCCTCAACGCGACCCGCTGGAACGCCGCGGTGATGGTCTCCCGTGCGCAGCGTCCTGGCATCGGGGTCGGCGGGCACATCGCCACCTTCGCCTCCTCCGCCTCGCTCTACGACGTCGGCTTCAACCACTTCTTCCGCGGCAAGGACGAGGGCGACGGCGGCGACCAGGTCTTCTTCCAGGGCCATGCCTCCCCCGGCATCTATGCGCGTGCGTTCCTGCTCGACCGGCTCTCCGAGGCCCAGCTCGACGGCTTCCGGCAGGAGAAGAGCAAGGCTCCCGACGGGCTCTCCAGCTATCCGCACCCGCGCTCGATGCCGGACTTCTGGGAGTTCCCCACGGTGTCGATGGGGCTGGGACCGATCGGCGCGATCTATCAGGCGAGGATCAACCGCTACATGGAGGCGCGCGGCATCGCCGACACCTCCAAGTCGCATGTGTGGGCCTTCCTCGGCGACGGCGAGATGGACGAGCCGGAGTCGCTGGGGCAGCTCTCGCTGGCGGCACGCGAGGGACTGGACAACCTCACCTTCGTGATCAACTGCAACCTCCAGCGGCTCGACGGCCCCGTGCGCGGCAACGGGAAGATCATCCAGGAGCTGGAGTCGTACTTCCGCGGCGCCGGATGGAACGTGATCAAGCTGGTCTGGGACCGCTCCTGGGACCCGCTGCTCGCGCAGGACCGCGACGGCGTGCTGGTCAACAAGCTCAACACCACGCCGGACGGCCAGTTCCAGACGTACGCCACCGAGAGCGGCGCCTACATCCGCGACCACTTCTTCGGCGGCGACCAGCGGCTGCGGGCGATGGCCGAGAACATGACCGACGACCAGCTTCTGCACCTGGGACGCGGCGGCCACGACCACCGCAAGGTGTATGCGGCGTACAAGGCGGCCAAGGAGCACCAGGGCCAGCCCACGGTGATCCTCGCGCAGACGATCAAGGGCTGGACGCTCGGGCCCAACTTCGAAGGCCGCAACGCCACGCACCAGATGAAGAAGCTCACGATCGACGACTTGAAGGGCTTCCGCGACCGGCTGCGTCTGCCGATCCCCGACAAGGAGCTGGAGTCGGGCGCTCCGCCCTACTACCACCCGGGGCGGGACTCGGAAGAGATCCAGTACATGCACGACCGCCGCAAGGAGCTGGGCGGCTATGTGCCGACGCGCGTGAACCGCTCGAAGCCGTTGAAGCTTCCCGGTGAAAAGGCCTACGCAGCGGTCAAGAAGGGCTCCGGGCAGCAGCAGATCGCCACGACCATGGCCTTCGTACGGCTGCTGAAGGACCTGATGCGGGACAAGGAGATCGGCAAGCGGTTCGTGCCGATCGCGCCCGACGAGTACCGCACCTTCGGAATGGACTCCTTCTTCCCGTCGGCCAAGATCTACAACCCGCTGGGGCAGACCTACGAGTCCGTCGACCGCGAACTCCTGCTCGCCTACAAGGAGTCGCCCGCCGGGCAGATGCTGCACGACGGCATCACCGAGGCCGGCTGCACGGCGGCGGCGACCGCCGCGGGCTCGGCCTACGCCACGCACGGCGAGCCGCTGATCCCGATCTACGTCTTCTACTCGATGTTCGGCTTCCAGCGCACCGGCGACCAGTTCTGGCAGATGGCCGACCAGATGTCGCGTGGCTTCGTACTCGGGGCGACCGCGGGCCGAACGACCCTTACCGGTGAGGGACTTCAGCACGCGGACGGCCACTCGCAGCTTCTCGCGTCGACCAACCCCGCGGCGGTCTCCTACGACCCGGCCTTCGGCTACGAGATCGCGCACATCGTCAAGGACGGTCTTCAGCGGATGTACGGCTCCACGCCGGAGCACCCGCAGGGTGAGGACGTCTTCTACTACCTCACCGTCTACAACGAGCCGATCCGCCAGCCCGCGGAGCCGGAGAACGTGGACGCCGAAGGCATCGTCCGCGGTCTCTACCGCTACTGCATCGGCGAGAAGGGGACCATCCCCGCGCAGATCCTCGCCTCCGGTGTGGCCATGCCCTGGGCACTGGAGGCTCAGAAGATCCTGGCCGAGGAGTGGAACGTCAAGGCCGATGTGTGGTCCGCGACTTCGTGGAACGAACTGCGCCGCGAAGCTGTGGACGCCGAGGAGCACAACCTCCTCCACCCCGAGGAGGAGCAGCGCGTCCCCTATGTCACGCGCAAGCTCCAGAACGCGGACGGCCCGAAGGTGGCCGTCTCCGACTGGATGCGCTCCGTGCCCGACCAGATCGCCCGCTGGGTGCCCGGCACCTACCAGTCGCTCGGAGCCGACGGCTTCGGCTTCGCCGACACCCGGGGAGCGGCCAGGCGCTTCTTCCACATCGACGCTCAGTCGATCGTGCTGGCCGTACTCACGGAGCTGGCTCGGGAGGGGAAGATCGACCGCTCGGCGCTGAAACAGGCCCTCGACCGCTACCAGTTGCTGAATGTGGCGGCGGCGGACCCGGGCGCGGCGGGCGGCGACGCGTAG
- a CDS encoding peroxiredoxin has product MAIEVGTKAPDFTLKSQHGESVSLSDFRGKKNVVLLFYPFAFTGVCTGELCALRDELPSFVNDDVQLLAVSNDSPFALRVFADQEGLEYPLLSDFWPHGEVSRAFGVFDEEMGCAVRGTFIIDKEGVVRWSVVNAIPEARDLNEYVRALEAL; this is encoded by the coding sequence ATGGCAATCGAGGTCGGCACCAAGGCACCGGACTTCACGCTGAAGAGCCAGCACGGCGAATCGGTCTCGCTCTCCGACTTCCGCGGCAAGAAGAACGTCGTGCTCCTCTTCTACCCCTTCGCGTTCACCGGGGTCTGCACGGGCGAGCTGTGCGCACTCCGTGACGAGCTGCCCTCCTTCGTCAACGACGACGTGCAACTGCTCGCCGTCTCCAACGACTCTCCGTTCGCGCTGCGCGTCTTCGCCGACCAGGAGGGCCTGGAGTACCCGCTGCTGTCGGACTTCTGGCCGCACGGCGAGGTGTCCCGCGCCTTCGGCGTCTTCGACGAGGAGATGGGCTGCGCCGTGCGCGGCACGTTCATCATCGACAAGGAGGGCGTCGTGCGCTGGAGCGTCGTCAACGCCATCCCGGAGGCCCGCGACCTCAACGAGTACGTGAGGGCGCTCGAAGCGCTCTGA
- a CDS encoding TerD family protein, with protein MTHAMVKGSNIQLETVAVRAVLCWNPGSGAPDVDASALLLGESGRVASDEDFVFYNQPRHPSGAVRHVAKEQQQDGMRESVEADLGSVAPHVDRVLLAASSDGGTFADVRQLRLLLYAVDEQGAAGEPLVRFEIEPETGAETAMICGELYRRGTGWKFRALGQGFDTGLVGLATQYGITVEEAASEPQTPAQAQAQTPAQAQTPTQAQAQAPAPAQPPAADDATVAAPAVTEPDFPLAAPAPSPIAAAGPGPGAAPAPAPSGYGYPQAPQQPPATRPAYGYPQPAYGYPQPDPDFTLPPQGPQFQER; from the coding sequence ATGACGCACGCCATGGTGAAGGGCTCGAACATTCAGCTGGAGACTGTGGCGGTACGCGCCGTCCTGTGCTGGAACCCCGGATCCGGAGCGCCCGACGTGGACGCGTCAGCGCTGCTGCTCGGCGAGAGCGGACGCGTAGCCTCCGATGAGGACTTCGTCTTCTACAACCAGCCCCGTCACCCCTCGGGCGCGGTGCGCCATGTCGCCAAGGAGCAGCAGCAGGACGGGATGCGCGAGTCCGTCGAGGCGGACCTCGGCTCCGTCGCTCCCCATGTGGACCGGGTGCTGCTCGCGGCTTCGTCGGACGGCGGCACCTTCGCCGACGTACGGCAGTTGCGACTGCTGCTGTACGCGGTCGACGAGCAGGGAGCGGCCGGTGAGCCGCTGGTGCGGTTCGAGATCGAGCCCGAGACGGGCGCCGAGACTGCGATGATCTGCGGCGAGCTGTACAGGCGCGGTACGGGCTGGAAGTTCCGAGCGCTGGGGCAGGGTTTCGACACCGGGCTGGTGGGCCTCGCCACCCAGTACGGGATCACGGTGGAGGAAGCGGCGAGCGAGCCGCAGACACCGGCCCAGGCACAGGCGCAGACACCCGCACAGGCCCAGACTCCGACACAGGCACAGGCACAGGCACCGGCACCGGCACAGCCACCCGCGGCGGACGACGCGACCGTGGCGGCCCCCGCCGTCACGGAGCCGGACTTCCCGCTCGCGGCCCCGGCGCCTTCGCCGATCGCGGCGGCGGGTCCCGGCCCGGGAGCGGCACCGGCACCGGCCCCCTCCGGCTACGGCTACCCGCAGGCGCCGCAGCAGCCTCCGGCCACCCGGCCCGCGTACGGCTATCCGCAGCCTGCCTACGGCTACCCGCAGCCCGACCCGGACTTCACGCTTCCGCCCCAGGGCCCGCAGTTCCAGGAACGCTGA
- a CDS encoding TerD family protein translates to MGVSLSKGGNVSLTKEAPNLTAVIVGLGWDARTTTGSDFDLDASALLANSEGKVSKDANFVFFNNLKSPDGSVEHTGDNLTGEGEGDDEVIKVNLAGVPADVEKIVFPVSIYEAESRQQSFGQVRNAFIRVVNQADNNELARYDLSEDASTETAMVFGELYRHGAEWKFRAIGQGYASGLRGIAQDFGVNV, encoded by the coding sequence GTGGGAGTCAGCCTCAGCAAAGGCGGCAACGTCTCGCTGACCAAGGAGGCCCCGAACCTGACAGCGGTGATCGTCGGGCTGGGCTGGGATGCCCGTACGACCACCGGCTCGGACTTCGACCTCGACGCCAGCGCCCTGCTGGCCAACTCCGAGGGCAAGGTCAGCAAGGACGCGAACTTCGTATTCTTCAACAACCTCAAGAGCCCCGACGGTTCGGTCGAGCACACCGGCGACAACCTCACCGGTGAGGGCGAGGGCGACGACGAGGTGATCAAGGTCAATCTGGCGGGTGTCCCCGCCGACGTGGAGAAGATCGTCTTCCCGGTCTCCATCTACGAGGCGGAGAGCCGTCAGCAGAGCTTCGGCCAGGTCCGCAACGCCTTCATCCGCGTCGTCAACCAGGCCGACAACAACGAACTGGCGCGTTACGACCTCAGCGAGGACGCGTCGACGGAGACCGCCATGGTCTTCGGCGAGCTCTACCGGCACGGCGCGGAGTGGAAGTTCCGTGCCATCGGCCAGGGTTACGCGTCGGGACTGCGCGGCATCGCGCAGGACTTCGGGGTCAACGTCTGA
- a CDS encoding DUF475 domain-containing protein produces the protein MLLKTFGWSLGVTAVGFALAALLWGWKGFAVVAILSVLEISLSFDNAVVNAGVLKKLNAFWQRIFLTIGILIAVFGMRLVFPVVIVAISAKIGPIEAVDLALADPDKYQQLVTDAHPAIAAFGGMFLLMIFLDFIFEEREYKWLAWLERPLAKLGKVDMLSVCIALIVLLVSAMTFAVAAHQHGGHHADKSATVLLSGVAGLITYLIVGGLSGHFENRLEEEEEREHEVEEKAKEEGRDPSLVGLAGKAAFFMFLYLEVLDASFSFDGVIGAFAITNHIFWMALGLGIGAMYVRSLTVYLVRQGTLDDYVYLEHGAHYAIGALAVILLVTIKYEINEVVTGLIGVALIAASFWSSVRRNRALTSARNSAGGEGG, from the coding sequence GTGCTCTTGAAAACCTTCGGCTGGTCTCTCGGCGTCACGGCCGTGGGATTCGCTCTCGCCGCGTTGCTCTGGGGGTGGAAGGGCTTCGCGGTCGTCGCGATCCTCTCCGTCCTCGAGATCTCGCTGTCGTTCGACAACGCGGTCGTCAACGCCGGTGTGCTGAAGAAGCTCAACGCCTTCTGGCAGCGCATCTTCCTGACCATCGGCATCCTCATCGCGGTATTCGGCATGAGGCTGGTCTTCCCCGTCGTCATCGTGGCCATCAGCGCGAAGATCGGGCCCATCGAGGCCGTCGACCTCGCGCTGGCGGACCCGGACAAGTATCAGCAGCTCGTCACGGACGCACACCCCGCCATCGCTGCGTTCGGCGGCATGTTCCTGCTGATGATCTTCCTCGACTTCATCTTCGAGGAGCGCGAGTACAAATGGCTCGCCTGGCTGGAGCGGCCCCTGGCCAAGCTGGGCAAGGTGGACATGCTCTCCGTGTGCATCGCCCTGATCGTGCTGCTGGTCTCGGCGATGACCTTCGCCGTCGCCGCGCACCAGCACGGCGGGCATCACGCCGACAAGTCCGCCACGGTGCTGCTGTCGGGAGTCGCCGGACTCATCACGTATCTGATAGTCGGCGGGCTCTCCGGCCACTTCGAGAACCGGCTCGAAGAGGAGGAGGAACGCGAGCACGAGGTGGAGGAGAAGGCGAAGGAGGAGGGCCGCGACCCGTCACTGGTGGGACTCGCGGGCAAGGCCGCCTTCTTCATGTTCCTCTACCTCGAAGTCCTCGACGCCTCCTTCTCGTTCGACGGTGTCATCGGTGCCTTCGCCATCACCAACCACATCTTCTGGATGGCCCTCGGCCTCGGCATCGGCGCCATGTACGTACGGTCCCTCACGGTCTATCTGGTCCGGCAGGGCACGCTCGACGACTACGTCTATCTGGAGCACGGCGCGCACTACGCGATCGGCGCGCTGGCGGTGATCCTGCTCGTCACGATCAAGTACGAGATCAACGAGGTGGTCACCGGCCTCATCGGTGTCGCCCTGATCGCGGCCTCCTTCTGGTCCTCGGTCCGGCGCAACCGGGCGCTCACGTCGGCGCGCAACAGCGCCGGGGGAGAAGGCGGTTAG
- a CDS encoding MFS transporter produces the protein MSSQTSTSSGRNPKAPGPSEPGIPGAPDGPAPRRGVRGHPWLTLVTVAIGITMVALDGTIVAIANPAIQKDLGASLADVQWITNGYLLALAVALITAGKLGDRFGHRQTFLVGVVGFAGASGAIGLGGSVSLVVTFRVLQGLFGALLMPAALGLLRASFPAQKLNAAIGVWGAVIGASTAAGPIVGGLLVEKVNWESVFFINIPVGLAALLLGLVILRDHRAEKAPRSFDVPGIVLLSGAMFCLVWALIKAPSWGWADSATLAFLGGSLVAFLVFGLWESRAKEPLVPLSMFRSVPLTAGTVLMVLMAFGFMGGLFFVTFYLQNVHGMSPVDSGIRLLPLTAMMIVSSPVAGLLISKVGPRGPLVAAMIVTAVAMFGLSTLDADSDAVVTSVWFALLGLGLAPVMVGATDVIVGNAPLEHSGVAGGLQQAAMQVGGSLGTAVLGVVMATRVDSALPDKWAEAKLPPLPPGQEDKLKSAAEVGVAPPAPPGTPAQLADAMKEVVHDSFISGMGLAFMCAGAVAVFASGVAFFTKRGQSASGPSVHV, from the coding sequence ATGAGCTCCCAGACCAGCACGTCCTCGGGCCGGAATCCCAAGGCTCCCGGGCCGAGTGAACCAGGCATACCGGGTGCGCCCGACGGCCCCGCGCCTCGCCGGGGTGTCCGCGGCCACCCCTGGCTGACCCTCGTCACGGTGGCCATCGGCATCACCATGGTCGCCCTCGACGGCACCATCGTCGCGATCGCCAACCCCGCCATCCAGAAGGACCTCGGCGCCTCGCTCGCCGACGTCCAGTGGATCACCAACGGCTATCTGCTCGCGCTCGCGGTCGCCCTGATCACCGCGGGAAAGCTGGGCGACAGGTTCGGTCACCGTCAGACCTTCCTCGTCGGAGTCGTCGGCTTCGCGGGGGCCTCCGGAGCGATCGGGCTGGGCGGCAGCGTCTCGCTCGTCGTCACCTTCCGTGTGCTTCAGGGCCTCTTCGGGGCACTGCTGATGCCCGCGGCGCTCGGTCTGCTGCGTGCGTCGTTCCCCGCGCAGAAGCTGAACGCCGCCATCGGCGTATGGGGCGCGGTCATCGGCGCCTCCACGGCGGCGGGCCCCATCGTCGGCGGACTCCTGGTGGAGAAGGTCAACTGGGAGTCGGTCTTCTTCATCAACATCCCGGTCGGTCTCGCGGCGCTGCTGCTGGGGCTGGTGATCCTCCGCGACCACCGTGCGGAGAAAGCGCCCCGCTCGTTCGACGTCCCCGGGATCGTGCTGCTGTCGGGCGCGATGTTCTGCCTGGTGTGGGCGCTGATCAAGGCCCCCTCCTGGGGCTGGGCCGACTCCGCCACGCTCGCCTTCCTCGGCGGCTCGCTCGTCGCGTTCCTCGTCTTCGGCCTGTGGGAGTCGAGGGCGAAGGAGCCGCTGGTTCCGCTGAGCATGTTCCGTTCGGTCCCGCTCACGGCAGGCACCGTGCTGATGGTGCTCATGGCCTTCGGCTTCATGGGCGGGCTCTTCTTCGTGACCTTCTATCTCCAGAACGTCCATGGGATGTCGCCGGTGGACAGCGGGATACGGCTGCTGCCGCTGACGGCGATGATGATCGTGTCCTCGCCCGTTGCGGGCTTGCTGATATCCAAGGTCGGACCGCGCGGACCGCTGGTGGCGGCCATGATCGTCACAGCGGTCGCGATGTTCGGCCTGTCGACGCTCGACGCGGACAGCGACGCCGTCGTCACCTCGGTGTGGTTCGCGCTGCTGGGTCTCGGCCTCGCGCCCGTCATGGTCGGGGCGACCGATGTGATCGTCGGCAACGCGCCACTGGAGCACTCGGGAGTCGCCGGCGGGCTACAGCAGGCGGCGATGCAGGTCGGCGGCAGCCTCGGCACGGCCGTACTCGGGGTCGTCATGGCCACCCGCGTCGACAGCGCGCTCCCGGACAAGTGGGCGGAGGCCAAGCTTCCGCCGTTGCCGCCCGGTCAGGAGGACAAGCTCAAGAGCGCGGCGGAGGTGGGCGTCGCGCCGCCGGCGCCGCCGGGCACTCCGGCGCAGCTCGCCGACGCGATGAAGGAGGTCGTGCACGACTCCTTCATCTCCGGGATGGGGCTGGCCTTCATGTGCGCGGGCGCCGTGGCGGTCTTCGCGTCCGGGGTCGCCTTCTTCACCAAGCGCGGTCAGAGCGCCTCGGGGCCGTCGGTGCACGTGTGA
- a CDS encoding Tellurium resistance, which yields MVSLWENWRNSAGMRRRGPKFDTVGGPSTYAVELTKRHSSVSLTEQGADNGSLRVNLSWRMRSSDFDGRTGRRGSLRHPLQALKPQVVQAHTQGVVDVDLDLACMYELADGSKGVVQPLGNFLGDWNSPPYVKLTGDDRFGSPSGETIYVNLDHKDDIKRLLFFVYIYDGTPAFDRTHAILTLFPSNGPRVEVGLDQRAPQARSCAVLLMQHEKDQLVVRRQVRYVYGFQSELDRLYGWGLQWGRGYKAGKV from the coding sequence ATGGTCTCCCTCTGGGAGAACTGGCGCAACAGCGCCGGCATGCGACGACGTGGTCCGAAGTTCGACACGGTGGGGGGTCCTTCGACCTACGCGGTCGAGCTGACCAAGCGCCATTCGTCGGTGTCACTGACCGAGCAAGGTGCCGACAACGGCAGCCTGCGGGTCAACTTGTCGTGGCGCATGCGGTCTTCGGACTTCGACGGCAGGACGGGCCGCCGCGGCTCGCTCCGTCATCCGCTCCAGGCACTCAAGCCACAGGTCGTACAGGCACACACCCAGGGCGTCGTGGACGTGGACCTCGACCTTGCGTGCATGTACGAACTGGCCGACGGCAGCAAGGGAGTCGTGCAGCCGCTGGGCAACTTCCTCGGCGACTGGAACTCACCGCCGTATGTGAAGCTCACCGGCGACGACCGCTTCGGCTCACCGTCCGGCGAGACGATCTATGTGAACCTCGACCACAAGGACGACATCAAGCGGCTGCTGTTCTTCGTCTACATCTACGACGGCACACCCGCCTTCGACCGTACGCATGCGATCCTCACGCTCTTCCCGAGTAACGGGCCGCGGGTGGAGGTCGGGCTCGACCAGCGGGCGCCGCAGGCGCGTTCGTGTGCGGTGCTGCTGATGCAGCACGAGAAGGACCAGTTGGTGGTGCGGCGCCAGGTGCGTTACGTCTACGGCTTCCAGTCCGAACTGGACAGGCTCTACGGCTGGGGGCTCCAGTGGGGCCGCGGATACAAGGCCGGAAAGGTCTGA
- a CDS encoding DUF3052 domain-containing protein, protein MSATADHAEERTNPAARLGFQPGQVVQELGYDDDVEQALREGVEAITGTELVDEDHDDVADAVMLWFREEDGDLTDALVDATTMIDAGSPVWLLTPKTGREGYVEPSEIGEAAQTAGLAQTSTVNAGKDWSGSRLVTPKAARTGKR, encoded by the coding sequence GTGAGCGCGACCGCGGACCACGCGGAGGAGCGGACCAACCCCGCCGCAAGGCTGGGTTTCCAGCCCGGACAGGTGGTCCAGGAGCTCGGCTACGACGACGACGTCGAGCAGGCACTCCGTGAGGGAGTCGAGGCCATCACGGGTACGGAGCTCGTCGACGAGGACCATGACGACGTGGCCGACGCCGTGATGCTGTGGTTCCGCGAGGAGGACGGCGACCTGACGGACGCGCTGGTGGACGCCACCACGATGATCGACGCGGGTTCTCCGGTCTGGCTGCTGACACCCAAGACGGGCCGTGAAGGCTACGTCGAGCCGAGCGAGATCGGTGAGGCGGCGCAGACCGCCGGGCTCGCCCAGACCAGCACCGTGAACGCGGGCAAGGACTGGAGCGGCAGCCGTCTCGTCACCCCCAAGGCCGCCCGCACAGGCAAGCGGTAG
- a CDS encoding peptidase inhibitor family I36 protein, with protein MTRGPLPGGLLRGAARGAVLALVSGVLAVVHLASPSTAAAAGPKPGDCAQGELCLWPRPGFHGERHVYERARLTPGRCLRLPDGAGARSFGNRTGRPVTVYESGECAETAEFHTHPSGSWTPEGAYRVRAFKVWER; from the coding sequence ATGACGCGGGGCCCGCTGCCGGGCGGCCTCCTGCGGGGTGCGGCGCGAGGTGCCGTACTCGCCCTGGTGTCAGGGGTGTTGGCGGTGGTGCACCTCGCGTCGCCTTCCACGGCGGCGGCAGCCGGCCCGAAGCCGGGCGACTGCGCGCAGGGCGAGCTGTGTCTGTGGCCGCGCCCCGGCTTCCACGGCGAGCGCCATGTGTATGAACGGGCCCGGTTGACCCCGGGCCGCTGCCTTCGGCTCCCGGACGGCGCGGGCGCGAGGTCGTTCGGCAACCGCACGGGCCGTCCCGTCACGGTCTACGAGAGCGGCGAGTGCGCGGAGACGGCCGAGTTCCACACCCATCCCTCCGGCTCATGGACGCCCGAAGGCGCGTACAGGGTGCGGGCGTTCAAGGTGTGGGAGCGATGA